The following coding sequences are from one Candidatus Binatia bacterium window:
- the trxB gene encoding thioredoxin-disulfide reductase, with protein MERVIIIGSGPAGLTAAIYAARANLRPLVLAGGLYGGQLMLTTDVENYPGFPEGIQGPDLMIRFREQAERFGARIENVDAASVDFTKRPLIVRTLDAEHSAETVIVATGASALWLDVPGEERLRGRGVSTCATCDGAFFRDKHITVVGGGDSALEEALFLTRFGSRVTVIHRRDRLRASKIMADRARSHPKIDFVWNTEVQEVLGHEKVSGLRLRSVADGTTSEFATDALFIAIGHTPNTAVFAGQLDLDERGYVASPDGCMTSAEGVFVAGDVNDHRYRQAITAAGAGCRAAMDAERYLEALEFKVDSLAHL; from the coding sequence ATGGAACGCGTCATCATCATCGGCTCGGGCCCGGCCGGCCTCACCGCGGCCATCTATGCCGCACGCGCGAATTTGCGGCCGCTCGTCCTCGCCGGCGGGCTCTACGGCGGGCAGCTCATGCTGACGACCGACGTCGAGAATTATCCGGGCTTTCCGGAGGGGATCCAAGGCCCGGATCTGATGATCCGCTTTCGCGAGCAGGCCGAACGCTTCGGCGCGCGCATCGAGAACGTTGACGCCGCGTCGGTCGATTTCACGAAGCGGCCGCTGATCGTGCGGACGCTCGACGCGGAGCACTCCGCCGAGACGGTCATCGTCGCGACCGGAGCGAGCGCGCTCTGGCTCGACGTTCCCGGTGAGGAGCGCCTGCGCGGTCGCGGCGTCTCTACCTGCGCGACCTGCGACGGCGCCTTCTTTCGCGACAAGCACATCACCGTCGTCGGCGGCGGCGACTCGGCCCTCGAAGAGGCGCTCTTTCTCACGCGCTTCGGTAGCCGCGTGACCGTCATCCATCGGCGCGACCGGCTGCGCGCGAGCAAGATCATGGCCGACCGCGCGCGCTCGCATCCGAAGATCGACTTCGTCTGGAATACGGAGGTGCAGGAGGTGCTCGGTCACGAGAAGGTCAGCGGTTTGCGGCTTCGCAGCGTTGCCGACGGGACGACCTCGGAGTTCGCGACCGACGCGCTCTTCATCGCGATCGGGCACACGCCGAATACGGCCGTCTTCGCGGGCCAACTCGATCTCGACGAGCGCGGCTACGTCGCCTCGCCGGACGGATGCATGACGAGCGCCGAGGGCGTCTTCGTCGCCGGCGACGTCAACGACCATCGCTACCGCCAGGCGATCACCGCGGCCGGCGCGGGATGCCGCGCGGCGATGGACGCCGAGCGCTACCTCGAAGCGCTCGAGTTCAAAGTAGATTCGCTAGCGCATCTTTGA
- a CDS encoding ABC transporter permease yields the protein MNPYGLWTLVKREMIRSLKIINQVIWPPIITTLLYVFVFGLALGSRIPSVQGVSYAQFLIPGLIMLQVIDSSYGECSSSLFQGRFMNSIQELLIAPLSAGEIVAGYVLGSLARSLLIAGLITVLGVVLVHTAPRDWLLYFGTIALVSVLFSALGLIFGLVADKFDHIAILTTFVITPLTFVGGVFTSAEMLPQPLRNFELFNPIFYTIDAFRRSYTGESYLSPAFSIGMIALLTAIALAVILRMTAVGYKLRT from the coding sequence ATTAACCCGTACGGACTCTGGACGCTCGTCAAGCGCGAGATGATTCGCAGCCTCAAGATCATCAACCAGGTGATCTGGCCGCCGATCATCACGACGCTGCTGTACGTCTTCGTCTTCGGTCTCGCGCTCGGCAGCCGGATCCCGAGCGTGCAGGGCGTCAGTTACGCGCAATTCCTCATCCCCGGCCTCATCATGCTGCAGGTGATCGATTCGTCGTACGGGGAGTGCTCGAGCTCTCTCTTCCAAGGGCGCTTCATGAACTCGATTCAGGAGCTGCTGATCGCGCCGCTATCGGCCGGCGAGATCGTCGCCGGCTACGTGCTCGGGAGCCTGGCGCGATCGCTGCTGATCGCCGGTCTCATCACCGTGCTCGGGGTCGTGCTCGTGCATACCGCGCCGCGCGACTGGCTGCTTTACTTCGGGACGATCGCGCTCGTCTCGGTGCTCTTCTCGGCGCTCGGCTTGATCTTCGGCCTGGTTGCCGACAAGTTCGACCACATCGCGATCCTCACCACGTTCGTCATCACGCCGCTCACCTTCGTCGGCGGGGTCTTCACGTCGGCCGAGATGCTGCCGCAGCCGCTGCGCAACTTCGAGCTGTTCAATCCGATCTTTTACACGATCGATGCCTTTCGCAGGAGCTATACCGGGGAGAGCTACCTGTCACCCGCATTCTCGATCGGCATGATCGCGCTCCTGACGGCGATCGCCCTGGCCGTCATCTTGCGCATGACGGCCGTCGGTTATAAACTCCGTACGTGA
- a CDS encoding ABC transporter ATP-binding protein: MRVRAGEFFGFLGPNGAGKTTTINAIVGLARKSSGAIRIFGHDNESEWRQARGLVGLSPQEFNFDRYLSLRDVLIFAAGYYGLHGKAVAERADMLLERFGLTSHAHLEYTKISGGQKRRLSLARALIHEPRLLILDEPTAGVDVELRIELWQWLRALNGDGLTIFLTTHYLEEAEELCKRIAIVRAGRIVTEKPTDELLAEGASLQDVFLELTRN, encoded by the coding sequence CTGCGCGTACGCGCCGGCGAGTTCTTTGGCTTCCTCGGACCGAACGGCGCGGGCAAGACGACGACGATCAACGCGATCGTCGGCCTCGCGCGTAAGAGCTCGGGTGCGATTCGGATCTTCGGGCACGACAACGAATCGGAGTGGCGGCAGGCGCGGGGTCTCGTCGGCCTCTCGCCGCAGGAATTCAACTTCGATCGCTATCTCTCGCTGCGCGACGTGCTGATCTTCGCGGCGGGCTACTACGGGTTGCACGGCAAGGCGGTCGCCGAGCGCGCCGACATGCTGCTCGAACGCTTCGGCCTGACCTCGCACGCGCATCTCGAGTATACAAAGATCTCCGGCGGTCAGAAGCGCCGTCTCTCGCTGGCTCGCGCGCTCATTCACGAGCCGCGCCTGCTGATTCTCGACGAGCCGACCGCCGGCGTCGACGTCGAATTGCGCATCGAGTTGTGGCAGTGGCTGCGCGCGCTCAACGGCGACGGCTTGACGATCTTCCTGACCACGCACTATCTCGAAGAGGCCGAGGAGCTCTGCAAGCGGATCGCGATCGTCCGCGCGGGGCGAATCGTCACGGAGAAACCGACCGACGAACTGCTCGCCGAGGGCGCATCCCTGCAAGACGTCTTTCTGGAGCTGACTCGCAATTAA
- a CDS encoding MBL fold metallo-hydrolase has protein sequence MNAVRLPIEDTFGDILRKAMRGTKTNAAQLSKASGVSEAEIALRLKDAGEATPDEARALAAALRLDGDKMVESAAQAWYPPAIERPDIRRHAQHPHPSNGYVIVNREGRAALVDPAGTPRNLLRVLRDGDYDLQYVLITHKHDDHCDAAGAVAEAYPEARIVMHPLDVFAIGSLAANAIPANDGAMLPFGDETAIRVLHTPGHTDGSVCYLFDGAVFTGDTLFAASVGGAFGDESTYADILESVGTKLFTLAGETDMMPGHGPPTTMALARAHNAFFSNY, from the coding sequence ATGAACGCGGTGCGGCTGCCGATCGAGGATACGTTCGGCGACATCCTGCGCAAAGCGATGCGCGGCACGAAGACGAACGCGGCACAGCTTTCAAAGGCGAGCGGGGTCTCCGAGGCCGAGATCGCGCTGCGGCTCAAAGACGCGGGCGAGGCGACGCCGGACGAGGCGCGCGCGCTGGCCGCGGCACTGCGGCTCGACGGCGACAAGATGGTCGAAAGCGCCGCGCAGGCATGGTATCCGCCGGCGATCGAGCGTCCCGATATCCGCCGTCACGCGCAGCATCCGCATCCGAGCAACGGCTACGTCATCGTCAATCGCGAGGGACGGGCTGCGCTCGTGGATCCGGCGGGAACGCCGCGGAACCTGCTGCGCGTCCTACGCGACGGCGATTACGATCTGCAGTACGTCCTCATCACGCACAAGCACGACGATCACTGCGACGCGGCAGGCGCGGTCGCAGAGGCGTACCCCGAGGCGCGGATCGTCATGCATCCGCTCGACGTATTCGCGATCGGCTCGCTCGCAGCAAACGCGATCCCGGCAAACGACGGCGCGATGCTTCCGTTCGGCGATGAAACGGCGATCCGCGTGCTTCACACGCCGGGCCATACCGACGGCTCGGTCTGCTATCTCTTCGACGGCGCGGTCTTTACCGGCGATACGCTTTTTGCGGCAAGCGTGGGCGGCGCGTTCGGCGACGAGAGCACCTATGCCGACATCCTCGAGAGCGTCGGGACGAAGCTCTTCACGCTTGCGGGCGAGACGGATATGATGCCCGGCCACGGTCCGCCGACGACGATGGCGCTCGCGCGAGCGCACAACGCCTTCTTCTCGAACTACTGA
- a CDS encoding metallophosphoesterase family protein, which translates to MRLAVLSDVHGNLLGLDACLADLESQGGADAIVVAGDLCLGGPKPKKVLQRLEEIGASCVRGNTDRYLAEDTPGQKLDATVAARVAWTRKEVGERWLGWLKELPFAMRIGEDENQLLIVHANPKNDEEHIWPDAEEAVLRRLIGREKATAIAFGHLHLPYVRIWRHKLLVNVASAGVPKDGDPRAAYAILTEREGGWQVRHRRVAFDVKRVATQLADCGIPDSADLIATLRRHRYKRFKSIIP; encoded by the coding sequence ATGCGACTCGCCGTTCTTTCGGACGTTCACGGAAATCTCTTAGGCCTCGACGCCTGCCTGGCGGACTTGGAATCGCAAGGCGGCGCCGACGCGATCGTCGTCGCGGGCGATCTCTGCCTCGGCGGCCCGAAGCCGAAGAAGGTGCTGCAGCGGCTCGAAGAGATCGGCGCATCGTGCGTGCGCGGAAACACCGATCGGTATCTCGCCGAGGACACGCCGGGCCAGAAGCTCGACGCGACGGTCGCGGCGCGCGTCGCGTGGACCCGCAAAGAGGTCGGCGAGCGTTGGTTGGGTTGGCTCAAGGAGCTGCCCTTCGCGATGCGCATCGGCGAGGACGAGAACCAATTGCTGATCGTGCACGCGAACCCGAAGAACGACGAGGAGCATATCTGGCCCGACGCCGAGGAAGCGGTCTTGCGCCGCCTGATCGGCCGCGAGAAGGCCACCGCGATAGCATTCGGCCACCTGCACCTGCCGTACGTCCGCATTTGGCGGCACAAGCTGCTCGTGAACGTCGCCTCGGCGGGCGTACCGAAGGACGGCGATCCGCGCGCAGCGTACGCGATTCTCACCGAGCGGGAGGGGGGTTGGCAGGTGCGTCACCGCCGCGTCGCCTTCGACGTGAAGCGAGTCGCAACCCAACTCGCCGATTGCGGGATTCCCGATAGTGCGGACCTGATCGCCACGCTCCGCCGTCACCGGTACAAACGATTCAAGAGCATAATCCCGTAG
- a CDS encoding TIGR01777 family oxidoreductase has translation MRILVLGASGFVGRHLGAALRGRGDAVVEASLRDPVAAASVAAECDAVVNLAGEPIAQRWNAGVKRRIEESRVERPRRFLDALAQRTRRCTVYVSASAVGYYGTSESATFVEESPPGPDFLARVCAGWEREAYRAGELGMRVAIVRTGVALGRDGGALQKMLPPFRAGLGGVLGSGRQWLSWVHVADLGRIYLLALDRAEGPLNGVAPQPATNATFTRELATALNRPALLPVPAFALHALFGEGATVLLDGQRVLPRRTQELGYRFEFAELKDALANLL, from the coding sequence ATGAGAATTCTCGTGCTCGGCGCGTCGGGCTTCGTGGGAAGGCATCTCGGGGCGGCGCTGCGCGGGCGCGGCGATGCGGTCGTCGAGGCCTCGCTGCGCGATCCGGTTGCGGCAGCGAGCGTCGCCGCCGAGTGCGATGCCGTCGTCAATTTGGCCGGCGAACCGATCGCGCAGCGCTGGAACGCGGGCGTCAAACGGCGCATCGAGGAGAGCCGCGTCGAGCGGCCGCGCCGCTTCCTCGACGCGCTCGCGCAGCGCACGCGCCGCTGCACCGTCTACGTGAGCGCCTCGGCCGTCGGCTACTACGGAACGAGCGAGAGCGCGACCTTCGTCGAGGAGAGTCCGCCGGGCCCGGACTTTCTCGCGCGCGTCTGCGCGGGCTGGGAGCGCGAGGCATATCGCGCGGGCGAGCTCGGCATGCGCGTTGCAATCGTTCGCACCGGCGTCGCGCTCGGGCGCGACGGCGGCGCGCTGCAAAAGATGCTGCCGCCTTTTCGAGCCGGCCTCGGCGGCGTGCTCGGCAGCGGACGACAGTGGCTCTCGTGGGTGCACGTCGCGGATCTGGGGCGCATCTACCTGCTCGCACTCGACCGCGCCGAAGGGCCGCTCAACGGCGTCGCGCCGCAGCCCGCCACGAACGCGACGTTCACGCGAGAACTCGCGACGGCGCTTAACCGGCCGGCGTTGCTTCCCGTTCCGGCCTTCGCGCTGCACGCGCTCTTCGGCGAGGGCGCAACGGTGCTTCTCGACGGTCAGCGCGTGCTGCCGCGCCGCACGCAAGAGCTGGGCTATCGTTTCGAGTTCGCCGAACTCAAAGATGCGCTAGCGAATCTACTTTGA